A genomic window from Denticeps clupeoides chromosome 11, fDenClu1.1, whole genome shotgun sequence includes:
- the lman2lb gene encoding lectin, mannose-binding 2-like b isoform X1, whose translation MAAPANEWLSCTLPASNPACDARRAAMSPVLFVSLLLLVAPCRGDAGYDMDEFLKREYSLTKPYQGVGSSSSSHWDLMGTAMITPEHVRLTPDLQSRLGAVWSRIPCFLRDWEMKVQFKIHGQGKKNLNGDGMALWLTKERMQNGPVFGNMNRFTGLGIFVDTYPNEDKNEPQKSYSPGSQRVFPYISAMVANGSQLYDHDHDGRPTELGGCTALVRNVNHDTFLLIRYMQNRLTVMMDIDGKQDWRECLDVPGVRLPKGYYFGASSATGDLSDNHDLISLRLYQLTVHRTPEEEERDLEEITLPSVDNMPLWNAVEKQDGMSGVTLFFTILFSIIGIFVLVVVAVVLYGRWKEKSRKRFY comes from the exons ATGGCCGCCCCGGCGAACGAGTGGCTGTCATGCACTTTGCCGGCGTCAAATCCCGCTTGTGACGCGCGACGTGCCGCCATGAGCCCCGTCCTGTTCGTGTCGCTGCTGCTCCTCGTCGCTCCGTGTCGCGGCGACGCTGGGTACGACATGGACGAGTTTTTGAAGAGGGAGTACTCTCTGACGAAGCCGTACCAAG GAGTGGGTTCCTCCAGTTCCTCGCATTGGGACTTGATGGGCACGGCGATGATAACCCCAGAACATGTGcggctgacccctgacctccagAGCAGGCTTGGCGCTGTATGGAGTCGCATT CCTTGCTTCTTGCGCGACTGGGAGATGAAGGTCCAGTTCAAGATTCACGGGCAAGGCAAGAAGAACTTGAACGGGGACGGAATGGCCTTGTGGCTCACCAAGGAACGCATGCAGAACG gtCCAGTATTTGGAAACATGAACCGCTTCACGGGACTGGGCATTTTTGTGGACACGTATCCAAATGAAGACAAAAATGAG CCACAGAAGAGTTACTCTCCAGGATCCCAG AGGGTGTTTCCATACATCTCAGCGATGGTGGCGAACGGGTCTCAGCTGTACGACCATGACCACGACGGAAGGCCTACAGAGCTAGGCGGATGCACGGCTCTCGTGCGCAACGTCAACCACGACACGTTCCTCCTGATCAGATACATGCAGAATAGACTCACG GTTATGATGGACATAGACGGAAAACAGGACTGGCGAGAATGTTTGGACGTCCCCGGGGTACGACTGCCAAAAGGGTATTATTTTGGGGCGTCGTCGGCCACTGGGGATTTGTCAG ATAATCACGACCTGATCTCCCTCAGGCTCTATCAGCTGACTGTACACAGGACtcccgaggaggaggagcgggatCTGGAAGAAATTACACTTCCCAGTGTTGACAACATGCCTTTGTGGAATG CTGTGGAAAAACAGGATGGAATGAGTGGCGTCACACTTTTTTTCACGATTCTCTTCTCCATCATTGGCATCTTTGTGCTGGTCGTCGTCGCGGTGGTCTTATACGGCCGCTGGAAGGAGAAGAGTCGAAAGCGCTTTTACTGA
- the lman2lb gene encoding lectin, mannose-binding 2-like b isoform X2, whose product MAAPANEWLSCTLPASNPACDARRAAMSPVLFVSLLLLVAPCRGDAGYDMDEFLKREYSLTKPYQGVGSSSSSHWDLMGTAMITPEHVRLTPDLQSRLGAVWSRIPCFLRDWEMKVQFKIHGQGKKNLNGDGMALWLTKERMQNGPVFGNMNRFTGLGIFVDTYPNEDKNERVFPYISAMVANGSQLYDHDHDGRPTELGGCTALVRNVNHDTFLLIRYMQNRLTVMMDIDGKQDWRECLDVPGVRLPKGYYFGASSATGDLSDNHDLISLRLYQLTVHRTPEEEERDLEEITLPSVDNMPLWNAVEKQDGMSGVTLFFTILFSIIGIFVLVVVAVVLYGRWKEKSRKRFY is encoded by the exons ATGGCCGCCCCGGCGAACGAGTGGCTGTCATGCACTTTGCCGGCGTCAAATCCCGCTTGTGACGCGCGACGTGCCGCCATGAGCCCCGTCCTGTTCGTGTCGCTGCTGCTCCTCGTCGCTCCGTGTCGCGGCGACGCTGGGTACGACATGGACGAGTTTTTGAAGAGGGAGTACTCTCTGACGAAGCCGTACCAAG GAGTGGGTTCCTCCAGTTCCTCGCATTGGGACTTGATGGGCACGGCGATGATAACCCCAGAACATGTGcggctgacccctgacctccagAGCAGGCTTGGCGCTGTATGGAGTCGCATT CCTTGCTTCTTGCGCGACTGGGAGATGAAGGTCCAGTTCAAGATTCACGGGCAAGGCAAGAAGAACTTGAACGGGGACGGAATGGCCTTGTGGCTCACCAAGGAACGCATGCAGAACG gtCCAGTATTTGGAAACATGAACCGCTTCACGGGACTGGGCATTTTTGTGGACACGTATCCAAATGAAGACAAAAATGAG AGGGTGTTTCCATACATCTCAGCGATGGTGGCGAACGGGTCTCAGCTGTACGACCATGACCACGACGGAAGGCCTACAGAGCTAGGCGGATGCACGGCTCTCGTGCGCAACGTCAACCACGACACGTTCCTCCTGATCAGATACATGCAGAATAGACTCACG GTTATGATGGACATAGACGGAAAACAGGACTGGCGAGAATGTTTGGACGTCCCCGGGGTACGACTGCCAAAAGGGTATTATTTTGGGGCGTCGTCGGCCACTGGGGATTTGTCAG ATAATCACGACCTGATCTCCCTCAGGCTCTATCAGCTGACTGTACACAGGACtcccgaggaggaggagcgggatCTGGAAGAAATTACACTTCCCAGTGTTGACAACATGCCTTTGTGGAATG CTGTGGAAAAACAGGATGGAATGAGTGGCGTCACACTTTTTTTCACGATTCTCTTCTCCATCATTGGCATCTTTGTGCTGGTCGTCGTCGCGGTGGTCTTATACGGCCGCTGGAAGGAGAAGAGTCGAAAGCGCTTTTACTGA